The sequence TGAACATCACATTAGTGACAAGGATGGCGCTATTTCCACCACGTGAATGTCATTGTCAACTGTTTTCCTGTCAACCACTATCAAGAATTTCATGGTATCGGTGAGAGGATAAGGTGCCCAATGCCATGTTCCTTTCTTTAGCAGAAAAGCTACTTCCCCGTCTACCAAAAAAGTTGTAATTTTAGAAGCATCCTTTAAAGGATCGCAATCACGTTGACAAATTGGAAAGATTCCTATTCCAGTTAGTGGAATGAAAATCTCATCTGAAAATAAGTGCCTTTCCATCTGTTCCAAGATAAAATCTCTTCTTTTTACCTCTAAAAAACCAATCACA is a genomic window of Thermotoga sp. containing:
- a CDS encoding ureidoglycolate lyase, whose translation is MNPKFQTPSSETFEPFGRLIQLPLEKPTVEYDFLKYWHNLEDISSLEMKEPVIGFLEVKRRDFILEQMERHLFSDEIFIPLTGIGIFPICQRDCDPLKDASKITTFLVDGEVAFLLKKGTWHWAPYPLTDTMKFLIVVDRKTVDNDIHVVEIAPSLSLM